The Rhizobium sp. CCGE531 genomic sequence GCTGGGCGCATCCGGATCGGGGCGTGATCGATCCGGAGACCTTCATTCCCATCGCCGAGGAGAGCGGGTCGATAGTGCCGATCGGTGAATGGGTGCTGCAGCAGGCATGCCAGGAGGCGATGCGCTGGAGCGAGCCTGCGAATATCGCCGTCAACCTCTCGCCGCTGCAATTCATGATCCCCACCCTCTATGACCAGATCGAACGGATTCTGCGAAAAACCGGGCTCGAGCCGCAGCGCCTCGAACTGGAGATCACCGAGGCGGCCCTGATGCGCGAACGGACAGTTGTCATCGCGACATTGCAGCGGCTGCACCGTCTTGGCGTCCGCGTGGTCATGGATGATTTCGGCACCGGCTTCTCCTCGCTCAGCAACCTGCGCGCCTTCCCCTTCGATAAGATCAAGGTCGATCGCAGCTTTACCGGCGCCCTTGAACACGATCCCGCGGCGCGTTCGATCGTCCGCGCCATCATAGGCCTCGGGCACAGCCTGAACATGCCCGTCGTGACCGAAGGCGTGGAAACGGAAATCCAGCGCCGCATCGTCATCGAGGAAGGTTGCGCACAGCTTCAAGGGATATTCTTCGGCAAGCCGGATGTCGGCCCCAGCCAGCACCACCCTGTCCTGGACAAGGCGGTCGGGCAGTCCTAGAGCTGCGTCGCGATCTTTCGGATTCGCTTCTCGCGCTCTAGGTCTTCGATTTTGCGCATATCGCTATCGCAAAACCGCTGCACACTTTTGCGCGACATGCTTCAGAGCTGCCTGGCGTTGTCCAGGACGCGCCGGATATATTCCAGCAGAAGCTCGCGCTCGAAATGGCGGAAATCTTTCAGGAGGTCCTTATCCGCGGCCATCGCGGCTTCGATAGCCTCCGCCTCCATCGCAGCCGCCCGGCTCGTCAGGAAAATCAGTTGCGCCCGCTTGTCCGAGGGATGCGGACGGCGCTCCACCAGCCCGTCGCGTTCCATGCGCGACAGGGTATTGGCCATCGTCGCCTGCTCGATATCGACCCGTTCCAGCAATTGTTTCTGCGTGAGCCCGTCTTCGGACCATAATTCCAGCAGGATCGGAAACTGACCGGGGGAAAAACCGAGTTTCGCCGCGCGTTGGTGTAACGAGCGAGCAAATCCCTTTGCCATCTGACTGGCAAGGTAGGCGGCGGAGTCCATCCGATTAAATCCCATGATTGCAAATATGCCGATAATTCAGAATCAAGACAATCGGCAATTTCTTGGGAAGGGGTGCTCGAAAATCAGCAACTTCAGGCGCTTTTTCCACGTTCCAAGGTTGCATTTTTCGGCATGAAAAAGCCGCCATGGCCTGGAGGTTCGCCATGGCGGCTCGTAAAAGGGGGGACAAAGGCCCGGAGAGGGGATAGGCCTTTGTCCAAGTCTGACATGGCGGGGGACAGGCCGGTTGTCAGACCCTCGGCAAATCAATCGCCGGTGAGTAAGATTTGTGAATCCAAATGTGGTTTTTCAAGGGAATGCGCAGATTAGATTGATTAAAACTTAGTAACGTTTCGGTGAGAGATTTGGCTCTTTCACAAGGCGGCAAAAACAGAAGTTTATATGGACGTTGGAAGTGCGCCACGCTATCCATGCTTCCATGAAAAAAGGTGATCATCTCTTTCTCGTCGACGGCTCCGGCTTCATTTTCCGGGCCTTTCACGCCCTGCCGCCGCTGACGCGCAAGTCCGATGGATTGCCTGTCGGCGCCGTTTCCGGTTTCTGCAACATGCTGTGGAAGCTGCTGACCTCGGCGCGCGATACCTCCGTGGGTGTGACGCCGACGCATTTCGCTGTCATCTTCGACTATTCCTCGAAGACCTTCCGCAAGGATATATTTCCGGAATACAAGGCCAATCGCTCGGCGCCGCCGGAGGAACTGATCCCGCAATTCGGGCTCATCCGCCAGGCGACGCGCGCCTTCAATCTGCCTTGCATCGAGACCGACGGCTTCGAGGCTGACGACATCATCGCCACCTATGCCCGTCAGGCCGAGGCGACCGGCGCCGATGTGACGATCATCTCGTCCGACAAGGACCTGATGCAGCTCGTCACCTCAATGGTCCACATGTATGACAGCATGAAGGACAAGCAGATCGGCATTCCCGACGTCGTCGAGAAATGGGGCGTGCCGCCGGACAAGATGATCGACCTGCAGGCGATGACCGGCGACTCCGTCGACAATGTCCCCGGCATTCCCGGTATCGGGCCGAAGACGGCGGCGCAGCTTCTGGAGGAGTTCGGCGATCTCGACACGCTGCTTGCCCGCGCGAGCGAGATCAAGCAGCAGAAGCGCCGTGAAAACATCATCGCCAATGCCGAGCTTGCCCGCATTTCCCGCCAGCTGGTGACGCTCAGAACCGATGTGCCGCTGGATTTGGCGCTTGATACGCTGATGCTGGAACCGCAGGACGGCCCGAAGCTGATCGGCTTCCTGAAGACCATGGAATTCACCACGCTGACGCGGCGCGTGGCGGAAGCCTGCGACTGCGATGCGGCGGCGATCGAGCCGTCCGTCGTCAAGATCGAATGGGGAGAAGCCGCCCATGGCCCCGATCTCGATATCGGCGAAAATGTCGATCTCGTCGCCGGCAGCACGGTCGAGGCCGAGGGCGCGACCGTCCCTGCACCATCCGCCAAGGCGCGTCTGGCTTTGGATGGCACGGCTGAACCCGAAGACCTCGCCAAGGCCCGCGCCGCGAGTTTCGCGAACGCGCCGATCGATCATTCGAAATATGTCACCATTCGCGATATCGCCGTTCTCGATCAATGGATCGCGGACGCGCGCGAGACGGGCATCGTCGCCTTCGACACGGAAACGACGTCGCTCGATGTGATGCAGGCGGAGATCGTCGGCTTCTCGCTGGCGATCGCCGATAACCGCGACGATCCCACAGGGGCGTCGATTCGCGCCGCCTATGTTCCGCTCGGCCACAAGACCGGCGTCGGCGACCTGCTCGGTGGCGGCATGGCCGACAATCAGATTCCGCTTCGCGATGCGCTGGCTCGCCTGAAGGATCTGCTCGAGGATACTTCTATCCTGAAGATCGCGCAGAACCTCAAATACGACTATCTGCTGATGAAGCGCTACGGCATCGAGACGCGATCGTTCGATGACACGATGCTCCTGTCCTATGTGCTCGACGGCGGCTCCAACGCCACGCACGGCATGGACAGCCTTTCCGAGCGCTGGCTCGGCCACAAGCCGATCGCCTACAAGGATGTTGCCGGCAGCGGCAAGTCCAACGTCACTTTCGACCTCGTCGATATCGACCGCGCCACGGCCTATGCCGCCGAGGATGCCGACGTGACCCTGCGTCTTTGGCTGGTGTTGAAACCACGACTTGCGGCAGAAAAACTTTCAGTCGTCTACGAGCGGTTGGAGCGGCCCCTGGTGCCCGTGCTCGCCCATATGGAGGAGCGAGGCATTACCATCGACCGGCAGATCCTCTCTCGCCTTTCCGGCGAGCTGGCGCAGGGCGCGGCGCGGCTGGAAGATGAAATCTACACGTTGGCCGGCGAACGCTTCAACATCGGCTCCCCGAAGCAGCTCGGCGACATCCTGTTTGGCAGGATGGGCCTGGCCGGCGGCAGCAAGACGAAGACGGGCCAATGGTCGACCTCGGCGCAGGTGCTGGAGGATCTGGCGGCCGCCGGCTTCGAACTGCCGCGCAAGATCGTCGACTGGCGCCAGCTCACCAAGCTGAAATCCACCTATACGGATGCTCTGCCAAGCTACGTCCATCCCGAAACGAAACGCGTTCACACCTCCTATTCGCTGGCATCGACCACGACCGGACGCCTGTCCTCCTCCGAGCCGAACCTGCAGAATATTCCGGTGCGCACGGCGGAAGGTCGCAAGATCCGCACGGCCTTCATTTCGACGCCGGGCCACAAGCTCGTCTCCGCCGACTACAGCCAGATCGAACTACGCGTGCTGGCGCATGTCGCCAACATCCCGCAGCTGAAGCAGGCCTTCGAAGACGGCATCGACATTCATGCGATGACGGCATCCGAAATGTTCGGCGTGCCGGTGGATGGCATGCCGAGCGAGGTGCGCCGCCGCGCCAAGGCGATCAACTTCGGCATCATCTACGGCATCTCCGCCTTCGGCCTCGCCAATCAGCTCTCGATCGAGCG encodes the following:
- the polA gene encoding DNA polymerase I, whose amino-acid sequence is MKKGDHLFLVDGSGFIFRAFHALPPLTRKSDGLPVGAVSGFCNMLWKLLTSARDTSVGVTPTHFAVIFDYSSKTFRKDIFPEYKANRSAPPEELIPQFGLIRQATRAFNLPCIETDGFEADDIIATYARQAEATGADVTIISSDKDLMQLVTSMVHMYDSMKDKQIGIPDVVEKWGVPPDKMIDLQAMTGDSVDNVPGIPGIGPKTAAQLLEEFGDLDTLLARASEIKQQKRRENIIANAELARISRQLVTLRTDVPLDLALDTLMLEPQDGPKLIGFLKTMEFTTLTRRVAEACDCDAAAIEPSVVKIEWGEAAHGPDLDIGENVDLVAGSTVEAEGATVPAPSAKARLALDGTAEPEDLAKARAASFANAPIDHSKYVTIRDIAVLDQWIADARETGIVAFDTETTSLDVMQAEIVGFSLAIADNRDDPTGASIRAAYVPLGHKTGVGDLLGGGMADNQIPLRDALARLKDLLEDTSILKIAQNLKYDYLLMKRYGIETRSFDDTMLLSYVLDGGSNATHGMDSLSERWLGHKPIAYKDVAGSGKSNVTFDLVDIDRATAYAAEDADVTLRLWLVLKPRLAAEKLSVVYERLERPLVPVLAHMEERGITIDRQILSRLSGELAQGAARLEDEIYTLAGERFNIGSPKQLGDILFGRMGLAGGSKTKTGQWSTSAQVLEDLAAAGFELPRKIVDWRQLTKLKSTYTDALPSYVHPETKRVHTSYSLASTTTGRLSSSEPNLQNIPVRTAEGRKIRTAFISTPGHKLVSADYSQIELRVLAHVANIPQLKQAFEDGIDIHAMTASEMFGVPVDGMPSEVRRRAKAINFGIIYGISAFGLANQLSIERSEAGDYIKKYFERFPGIRDYMEGAKQAARDSGYVETIFGRRIHFPEIRSSNPSVRAFNERASINAPIQGSAADVIRRAMIKMEPALTASGLGDRVRMLLQVHDELIFEVEDADVERTTPIIVSVMENAAMPAVDMAVPLKVDARAAHNWDEAH
- a CDS encoding MarR family transcriptional regulator, with amino-acid sequence MDSAAYLASQMAKGFARSLHQRAAKLGFSPGQFPILLELWSEDGLTQKQLLERVDIEQATMANTLSRMERDGLVERRPHPSDKRAQLIFLTSRAAAMEAEAIEAAMAADKDLLKDFRHFERELLLEYIRRVLDNARQL